Below is a genomic region from Sinorhizobium meliloti.
AGCGGGTCAGCATTCGCATCTCGCTCGATGCACCGGCCGACGAAGCCCGCTGTGCGGTCCATGTCGTCACGATACTCCTGCGTCGCCTTCTCGACCGCCTCCGGGATCACGAGGCCTTCGCGGAGGAAGATGTGCGCGCCCTCGATCAGCCAGTTGAGGATGCCCGGGTGCTCCGGCTCGAACGATGAGACAATCTCCTCGAACTCGCGCCGGTCCTCTTTGGCGATCTTGTTCGGCCAATGGATAACGGCCATGCGTCGCCAAATACCATCGTCGGTGCCCGTAATACGGGGATAGCCGTTACCGCTCATGATGGCGATGAAGATCGGCAGGAAGTCGGTATAGCCGGAAAAGAGATCGCGCGCGGTGATCGTCTCGCCGCCCGTCAGCTCCTTCACGAGGTTCTCGCGTAGATCCTCGCCCTCAGGCAGCTCCTTGACGCGCAGGAGGCGCCGGCCGTGCAGACGCGCCAGGTCAGGGCTGGCACTGCCGGACGATCCGCCTTCGCCGATCAAGCTCGTCGCCGGCAGTGTCACTGCGACGTCGCCGAGCAGCCGGCAGAGGGTTTCCATGTAGACGGATTTGCCGTTGGCGCCGTCGCCGTAATGGAAGAACAGGTATTGCACCGTGATGCCAAGAAGACCGAGGCCGGAGCTAACCTGCACCAGGCGCCGCACATCCTTGTCCGGCAGCTTGCTTTCGATGAAGGCCATCCACTTCGGGCACTTCGCCTCCGGCCGGTAACGCACCGGAACGATATGGGTGATCATGTCCCGTCGACGATGGCCCGGGATCACCTCGAGGGATGAATCTACGCAGGCATCGATGTATTCCGGCGCATCCGGCGTCTCGCTCACACTCTTGTGGCGTGGGTTCTTTCGCCGCTCGGTTTTCCGGTGGAAGACCAGCGTCGCATTCTGCACCGCCACCATCATCCGGTTTGCGTTGAAGTCGTTCGGCGAGCGCATGATATGCG
It encodes:
- a CDS encoding DNA primase family protein → MAERKKRPTLPEDVAQKLEEFSAQREPENPETPLGPSDEPPAHLSADLKPNEAAVEYCAEFDHSDTDNGKRLITHFGTDFIVLAQEKAKQPAFAVWTGSHWDVSNGGPKATAIAQRLGDRIAREVAYIKPNAFEQMFIDKAIEARKKPEEDRNPTEKRLAIAAEKAEEAHGKRVKRRLDHAVTSKNVAKMQAALSCAAPHIMRSPNDFNANRMMVAVQNATLVFHRKTERRKNPRHKSVSETPDAPEYIDACVDSSLEVIPGHRRRDMITHIVPVRYRPEAKCPKWMAFIESKLPDKDVRRLVQVSSGLGLLGITVQYLFFHYGDGANGKSVYMETLCRLLGDVAVTLPATSLIGEGGSSGSASPDLARLHGRRLLRVKELPEGEDLRENLVKELTGGETITARDLFSGYTDFLPIFIAIMSGNGYPRITGTDDGIWRRMAVIHWPNKIAKEDRREFEEIVSSFEPEHPGILNWLIEGAHIFLREGLVIPEAVEKATQEYRDDMDRTAGFVGRCIERDANADPLQGKDLYQAYCDDTVDQGGKPMNVTAFGRVMSKKFRKERTATGVVYFGVRLKNVPSGSSMRGPPAGRFDPNEPWPDDLP